The sequence TACAGAAGCTGAAGAACTAAGCAATACTGATAGCAGTGTTTACGTAAAACCAAACACAGTTTattatacaaagccaaaacattATGAATCATCCTACAATTACCGAAAAGAATGGGAGAAACACAGTGCGCATCCGGAAGCATATATTCCTACAGAAAACCCATTCACAAAAAATAGTGAACTTTATGACGATTCTCTTTTATTACAAAACGCTAAGAGACAATACAATGCGGTAGATTCGAGCGGTGGTCACGTTAGTAGCGATGTTGTCCGGTCTAGAAACTCAAATATTGGTCACATGAAAAGCGTGAGTGCTGCTCAACAATCTAATATCTATAATACAAAGTCGTCATCGGGACATCAATCtcaatataattatgaaacaGCAAATAACCAAAACGCAGCAGCATCGGCACATTCAAATTCCTACACACTGGGAACTCAAAATACCGGAGCTGCTGTTGATGCTAACGACTTAGTGGAAAACATTGACTCAAAACCGAAAAGTTATCAATCTTCTTACGCCTATCATAAGTCATGGGAGCGACGCGGCGATCCTTACGTAATAAAACCCATTGGTGGAGATAACAGTGCACAAATTTCACAAAAACTTGTATCTGGGTCTGCTAACCAAGGCACGCATTCATCTCATCAATACGGGTCTCTCTACAATCAGGCGCATCAGAGTTTTACGAAAAGTGGTGTAGATTGCGACGAAAACGGTCACATCCGAGTTGCCCGGTCATCCCAGGACCATCCTCGGCAACAAGATCAACAGCAATTTGAGGATCTAGGGCAAGAAGTCCAAAATCAGTGGGGCGGACTAGAGGACCTGGGGCAGCAAACACAAAACAAATGGGATAACCTTCAAGGACAGTTTAGTCAACAAAGTCAGAATTTAGAAGATTTTGGTCAACAAAACTTAGACAATTTAAATCAACAACATCAAAATCTTGAAGATCTTGGACAGCATAatctagaaaatttaaatcaacaaaatcaaaatcttGAAGATTTTGGACAGCAACatctagaaaatttaaatcaacaaAGTCAAAATCTTGAAGATTTTGGACAGCAACATctagaaaattttaatcaacaaCATCAAAATCTGGAAGATCTTGGTCAACATAATTTAGAAGATTTTGGACAGCAAAGCAATAATCTTGGTCAGCAATTACATAATCAATGGGACCAATTTAATGAACAATCATCAAGTAAGTGGATCTAGTGTAAATTGTGTTAACATAACCTTCAGTCATTTGTGTAACTCTATGTCTATCTCTGAgcattaacaataaaaatgccTACTTGTGTTTTTAAGGAATTATAAGTTATTATCATAATACTGCATTTCATTTCTCATTTGGTTTTGTTTAACTGTATTATATAACTCTGGCTTTTACTTTAAACATATGATATTTACTTTCAATAACCCTCCTAACactaataatcaataataatataatcaatgttcaatgtaatatttaatttgggaaaacattaattaatacataattatcatGTAAAGGATGCACTTTTGCACAGAGCTTTATTTTGTTAACCCTGTGCTAAAAAAGGTGATCTTGTATTTTCTTACAAGCCTTGCCAATACTAAGACAAATAACTTAATGGGTGTAAAAACTCAATATGGAAGTAaacttttttcattaaatttaaaaaattacttagtaAGCTTCTTCCATTACacttcttattatatatatttcattagtaCTAATTTGGCtatatgacaattgacaattgaacaaattaaaattactttttcaatttattaggCATCATAAGTGAAGAAACACCAGAGTTAGAATCCTTTCAAGAACCAAAGgtgaataaacaaaacataggTCCTTTATCAGACTTTAACCAACATCAAGAAAGTGACAAACAAAAAGCAAATACCTTCTGGAATCAACACCAAAACTTTGATGCCCATGATGTTTCACAAAATACCGATCAAATGGAAAGCTTTACAAATGAAGACTTTCAAATTAGAGACAGCCACCAATTGCAAAATCAATTAGAATTGCAAAAGAAATTATACGGAACCATGTATGATATTTTAagcaaacaaaaaacaaatgacgacTTTCAACCTTCAACCTCTCATAGTAATCCAATTAATTACCATCATAATATAAACTACAATGATGGTGAAAACCAATATACAGGATTTTCACATTATAGTCATGAGGCTAGTAACAATGGTATGAGTTCATCATGGcagaaacaatataatattcaaggaagtcataataataataatcctacAGCACCGTTACAAAATTTTTGGAGTAAGCTAGATAATTTAGATACACAAGGAatgataaatacaaataaggacactaaagataaaaattcataCTCACAAATGTCAGATTTTGATTGGAGTACCTCAAATTGGGAGCAGTTTCATGCAAACCATGATAATCATATGTTTGACGGCTCCTTCACTCATaatgatgaaaaaaaatctgcAACTTCTCAGATTTTAAAAGCAACCACTGCAGTTAATAGTGTATTGTCAACAGAAATTTCTGCAACGACATCTATACCTAGATATAATCCGATATCCAATATGCCTGTAAGCCCTATTGATGTTGGACGTGGAGACATAGGGGCAGATGAAACAACTGAACCAAAGAATGAAAATGAACACACAAATGTTTATATTCCTAATTCACCTCACAGACATTACAAAACTACAGAAGAAATTGAATCTTTGagtttaacaaaagaaaacgaTAACAGTGCAAAAGTGTCACCTGTAAACTCACAAGAGACTACTGAAGACATGTGGAACCAATTATTTAAGCAGCATAATGTAGTAGAGCATAAAGTTGAGGATTTGTCTTCAACACAAACCTCTACAACTaccaaagaaattaaatataaaccgACAGAAAAGTATAGTATTACTAACACAGATAAATATGCTATTCCCAGTatagagaaaataaataagcaaAAAGATATGACACCTGAAGTTGAAGATACTGCCCATAAAGTAGAACCATTCCCATTACATAATGAACAGAAAAATACTGCTCAGCAGGGTTTACTCCATTCATATTACTTTGAAGAACAAAGTCAAGAACCAGCGAAAGAAAGCGAGATTCAACAAAATGTGAATGAGCAATTTGAAGATTTCGGACAGCAAATTCAAAACACTTATGATATTGGACAATCTAGCCAATCCATCTGGGAGCCACCCAATTCAGAACATAGTGAAGTACAACAACTAGAAAATTTTGGAAGTTTTGAAAACAATGACAACCAACAATTTGAACCATTAGAAAGAAGCAATGATAAACTTCAAAGTCAGAGTTTGTTGAACTTTGAACAACACAATTCTTGGGAACCAGTAACTAATAATCAACCTAACAACCAGCAGCAACAACCTATGTCTTCaactattaaaacatttagccaagaatttaatgaaaaagaaGGAGGTCCCCCATCCGTCCCAAAAGTAATTGCTCCAGAAGAAACAGCAACAGAAAAAGCTGGCTTTTGGAAATCTTTTGGGAACAAATTTACAGGTGCAAAAGATACAGTAGTATCATGGTTTAAACgtagttaaaatataataagtgtaaaaataattaaaatgttagaattaagttatataaaacaattttttatgtattcctTACCTCAGGTAATGAATTGAAGTATTTAACAAAGGCTTGCTGCTTGACTGAGTCTGAAAAAAACTTAactaagtttataatgcttgcATGAAAGATGTGgataaacattacaaaaattactatatatataactgaaattttattttataaattaaaaaaaaatgtttaaatcaaTTAGGTGTTATAGAACTAATTACCTAGGTTTAGGGCCTGAATGGGTTGAAGCGAAGACATTATTTGCAAAAGCTCACTAAGCTTGCCCTCtactagaaaaatataataacaaataaactttaatttaaaatatgtaaagtataaagttttaaataaactagaaAACTATTAACTAAAcgtatatttgaaattttcaaattGGATGATGACAGTTGACATTTATGCATATTGCATATTTATAGTTTAGACTTTAGAGcctatattatatacctatattatattattgtagtcTATAGtccatt is a genomic window of Pieris napi chromosome 2, ilPieNapi1.2, whole genome shotgun sequence containing:
- the LOC125063079 gene encoding protein split ends-like isoform X2; translated protein: MRLLILIASLWAIAYAKPEMYRESEDFQYSRSSSDEGKKSGFYGSQRGNMGGNYERAHNMDGLAQHQMSTAVRQVEGELGDGAKEKSGSVFTAANTRGIYGSGHYDLSNLQGRNFDESINGDSLSHSSLTSQNTGYRGLAHNSGYNSGYTKSSRQSTGFTSADYSADHSTDFTQSKFVDGAQQAINQRSYGNQEALGSDYKYYSHGGNRAQNQMAGANLHSTYDSYGRRITDTPIRVVMRPGTIVTVPVSAQTYDASSSSLRGASYGQNSLNTEAEELSNTDSSVYVKPNTVYYTKPKHYESSYNYRKEWEKHSAHPEAYIPTENPFTKNSELYDDSLLLQNAKRQYNAVDSSGGHVSSDVVRSRNSNIGHMKSVSAAQQSNIYNTKSSSGHQSQYNYETANNQNAAASAHSNSYTLGTQNTGAAVDANDLVENIDSKPKSYQSSYAYHKSWERRGDPYVIKPIGGDNSAQISQKLVSGSANQGTHSSHQYGSLYNQAHQSFTKSGVDCDENGHIRVARSSQDHPRQQDQQQFEDLGQEVQNQWGGLEDLGQQTQNKWDNLQGQFSQQSQNLEDFGQQNLDNLNQQHQNLEDLGQHNLENLNQQNQNLEDFGQQHLENLNQQSQNLEDFGQQHLENFNQQHQNLEDLGQHNLEDFGQQSNNLGQQLHNQWDQFNEQSSSKWI
- the LOC125063079 gene encoding putative uncharacterized protein DDB_G0289263 isoform X1; translated protein: MRLLILIASLWAIAYAKPEMYRESEDFQYSRSSSDEGKKSGFYGSQRGNMGGNYERAHNMDGLAQHQMSTAVRQVEGELGDGAKEKSGSVFTAANTRGIYGSGHYDLSNLQGRNFDESINGDSLSHSSLTSQNTGYRGLAHNSGYNSGYTKSSRQSTGFTSADYSADHSTDFTQSKFVDGAQQAINQRSYGNQEALGSDYKYYSHGGNRAQNQMAGANLHSTYDSYGRRITDTPIRVVMRPGTIVTVPVSAQTYDASSSSLRGASYGQNSLNTEAEELSNTDSSVYVKPNTVYYTKPKHYESSYNYRKEWEKHSAHPEAYIPTENPFTKNSELYDDSLLLQNAKRQYNAVDSSGGHVSSDVVRSRNSNIGHMKSVSAAQQSNIYNTKSSSGHQSQYNYETANNQNAAASAHSNSYTLGTQNTGAAVDANDLVENIDSKPKSYQSSYAYHKSWERRGDPYVIKPIGGDNSAQISQKLVSGSANQGTHSSHQYGSLYNQAHQSFTKSGVDCDENGHIRVARSSQDHPRQQDQQQFEDLGQEVQNQWGGLEDLGQQTQNKWDNLQGQFSQQSQNLEDFGQQNLDNLNQQHQNLEDLGQHNLENLNQQNQNLEDFGQQHLENLNQQSQNLEDFGQQHLENFNQQHQNLEDLGQHNLEDFGQQSNNLGQQLHNQWDQFNEQSSSIISEETPELESFQEPKVNKQNIGPLSDFNQHQESDKQKANTFWNQHQNFDAHDVSQNTDQMESFTNEDFQIRDSHQLQNQLELQKKLYGTMYDILSKQKTNDDFQPSTSHSNPINYHHNINYNDGENQYTGFSHYSHEASNNGMSSSWQKQYNIQGSHNNNNPTAPLQNFWSKLDNLDTQGMINTNKDTKDKNSYSQMSDFDWSTSNWEQFHANHDNHMFDGSFTHNDEKKSATSQILKATTAVNSVLSTEISATTSIPRYNPISNMPVSPIDVGRGDIGADETTEPKNENEHTNVYIPNSPHRHYKTTEEIESLSLTKENDNSAKVSPVNSQETTEDMWNQLFKQHNVVEHKVEDLSSTQTSTTTKEIKYKPTEKYSITNTDKYAIPSIEKINKQKDMTPEVEDTAHKVEPFPLHNEQKNTAQQGLLHSYYFEEQSQEPAKESEIQQNVNEQFEDFGQQIQNTYDIGQSSQSIWEPPNSEHSEVQQLENFGSFENNDNQQFEPLERSNDKLQSQSLLNFEQHNSWEPVTNNQPNNQQQQPMSSTIKTFSQEFNEKEGGPPSVPKVIAPEETATEKAGFWKSFGNKFTGAKDTVVSWFKRS